The following proteins come from a genomic window of Megalobrama amblycephala isolate DHTTF-2021 linkage group LG1, ASM1881202v1, whole genome shotgun sequence:
- the LOC125280545 gene encoding gastrula zinc finger protein XlCGF57.1-like gives MVFVKEESDENIIEPEPWRIKHEEQGGLIKVKEERRDPNEVEEKHQIQKAHNVTVGEKLVCCYKTENNYSQSSVQNTEVKKPFTCSQCEKTFKQIRSLKNHMLIHAGIKPFTCSQCGKSFRQKAHLNEHERSHTSEKPFACSQCGKSFRHRRRLKNHMFIHTGVKPFTCSQCGKSFIYKRQLNEHVLTHTSEKPFACSQCGKGFRHTRSLKNHMFIHTGVKPFTCSQCGKSFIYKQQLDEHVLTHSSEKPFACSQCGNTFTRKRSLRNHMLIHAGIKPFVCSQCGKSFTQIGQLKQHLVIHASEKPFSCPQCGNSFTRKASFQDHMLIHTGEKPFTCSQCGNSYAFKASLKKHMLSHAGIKPFSCSQCGKSFTRKPGFILHMRIHTKDMAFVCSLCGKSFKWKTSLKAHLDHSHSEPQEFNCDHCSKTFALPSLLKRHHQKVHKKEEPHICPVCGRRFKRVDFFKRHQKTHESMKNSCAV, from the coding sequence GCCTGATAAAAGTCAAAGAGGAAAGACGAGATCCGAatgaagtggaggagaaacatcagATTCAGAAAGCTCATAATGTCACCGTTGGAGAGAAATTAGTTTGTTGctacaaaacagaaaacaattaCTCACAAAGCAGCGTTCAAAACACAGAAGTCAAAAAGCCTTTCACCTGTTCTCAATGTGAAAAAACTTTCAAACAGATAAGAAGCCTTAAGAatcacatgttaattcatgctggAATAAAGCCGTTcacctgctctcagtgtggaaagagttttagaCAGAAAGCACATCTTAATGAGCATGAGCGTAGTCACACTTCAGAAAAGCCTTTCgcctgctctcagtgtggaaagagtttcagacacAGAAGACGCCTTAAGAATCACATGTTTATTCACACAGGAgtaaagcctttcacctgctctcagtgtggaaagagttttataTATAAACGACAACTTAATGAACATGTGTTAACTCACACTTCAGAAAAGCCTTTCGCCTGCTCTCAATGTGGAAAGGGTTTCAGACACACAAGAAGCCTTAAGAATCACATGTTTATTCACACAGGAgtaaagcctttcacctgctctcagtgtggaaagagttttatatataaacaacaaCTTGATGAACATGTGTTAACTCATTCTTCAGAAAAGCCTTTCgcctgctctcagtgtggaaacacTTTCACACGTAAAAGAAGCCTTAGGAAtcacatgctaattcatgctggAATAAAGCCTTTTGTCTGCTcccagtgtggaaaaagttttacACAGATAGGACAACTTAAGCAACATTTGGTAATTCATGCTTCAGAAAAGCCTTTcagctgccctcagtgtggaaactCTTTCACACGTAAAGCATCCTTTCAGGATCATATGTTAATTCATACTGGGGAAAAGCCTTTCActtgctctcagtgtggaaactCTTATGCATTTAAAGCAAGCCTGAAGAAGCACATGTTAAGTCATGCTGGAATAAAGCCTTTcagctgctctcagtgtggaaagagtttcacccGTAAACCAGGATTTATtcttcacatgagaattcacactaaAGACATGGCTTTCGTGTGTTCTctgtgtgggaagagttttaaATGGAAAACAAGTCTCAAAGCTCATTTGGACCATTCTCACTCTGAACCACAGGAATTTAACTGTGATCACTGCAGTAAGACATTTGCTTTGCCATCATTACTGAAGAGACACCACCAGAAAGTTCATAAAAAAGAGGAGcctcacatctgtcctgtttgtGGAAGGAGGTTTAAAAGGGTTGACTTTTTTAAAAGGCAccagaaaacacatgagagCATGAAAAACTCCTGTGCTGTGTAG